One window of the Dreissena polymorpha isolate Duluth1 chromosome 5, UMN_Dpol_1.0, whole genome shotgun sequence genome contains the following:
- the LOC127881648 gene encoding ribonuclease inhibitor-like, with translation MRAIYDVIYEVLTGGPESSPTLDDEKSVSFDVVYYSLDTGKIRSVVELEKLRNTDSKRHSRDLLSFKRNSRLSFQSLSSEAVSVFSEGFIINGLPMVTIFVSGHALCLLKAIALADVLREHDSILELHIGKTHIRGIGMSHISAALVEIYSVRVLDLRLNNIGNEGAAHLFKALTSNKKLRQLNLSSTGIDADGVNCLADALRTNVGLEDLDLSFLDIGDSGCVALRDILKQNRCLKKLCLRSSNIAWMGCGLLLEGIEIGKVISELDLSRNFISDAGADMLLTNLKDDSSFRDLNLENCGITVSGCSILSDGILTNKSLRHLDLSVNFIGDQGIAKLSNALVRNKHIKTLDLIMCGISNDGFSKLLDILESNTTLALLKLCYNRLGKEHVDPEATSYNLKYRIRIVTSSNPKLKLLLWRNTFDEPHSSSRVADISM, from the coding sequence ATGCGTGCAATATATGACGTCATATACGAGGTGCTAACTGGTGGCCCAGAATCATCACCCACATTGGATGATGAAAAGTCGGTTTCGTTCGACGTGGTATACTACAGTCTGGACACCGGCAAAATTCGATCTGTGGTCGAGTTGGAGAAACTGAGAAACACAGACAGCAAACGACACTCCAGGGACCTGCTATCCTTCAAGAGGAATTCAAGACTCTCTTTTCAGTCTCTCTCCAGTGAGGCGGTTAGTGTATTTAGTGAAGGCTTTATCATAAACGGGTTGCCAATGGTTACCATATTTGTGTCGGGTCACGCGCTGTGTCTGTTGAAGGCCATAGCACTTGCCGACGTCCTAAGAGAACATGACAGTATTTTGGAACTCCACATCGGGAAAACGCACATTCGTGGCATTGGCATGTCACATATAAGCGCCGCCCTTGTGGAGATTTACTCCGTGCGGGTTTTAGATCTGCGATTAAACAATATCGGGAACGAAGGCGCTGCACATCTCTTCAAAGCGTTAACGTCTAACAAAAAGTTACGTCAATTAAACCTGTCCTCTACGGGAATCGACGCTGACGGCGTCAACTGTTTGGCGGACGCGTTACGTACAAATGTAGGTCTGGAGGATCTGGATTTAAGCTTCCTTGACATTGGCGACAGTGGATGTGTGGCTTTAAGggatatattgaaacaaaatcgcTGTTTAAAGAAACTATGTCTACGAAGTTCCAATATCGCTTGGATGGGATGTGGCCTTCTTCTAGAAGGTATCGAAATTGGGAAAGTGATTTCAGAACTGGATCTTAGTCGAAACTTTATTAGCGATGCCGGGGCCGACATGTTACTTACTAACTTGAAGGACGATTCTTCATTTAGGGACCTTAACCTAGAGAATTGTGGTATAACTGTCTCCGGATGTTCGATTTTGTCTGATGGCATCTTAACGAACAAATCGTTACGTCACTTAGATCTAAGTGTGAATTTCATTGGGGACCAAGGAATTGCGAAACTTTCCAATGCTCTGGTCAGAAACAAACATATCAAAACTCTCGATTTGATCATGTGCGGCATATCGAACGACGGCTTCTCTAAGTTGTTGGATATTTTAGAAAGCAACACAACACTAGCGCTGTTAAAGCTCTGCTATAATCGCCTTGGAAAGGAGCACGTCGACCCGGAAGCGACGTCATACAACTTGAAGTACCGCATTCGAATCGTGACGTCATCAAACCCGAAACTAAAACTTTTGCTGTGGAGGAACACATTTGATGAACCACATTCCTCTAGTAGAGTTGCAGACATATCTATGTGA